In one window of Zingiber officinale cultivar Zhangliang chromosome 11A, Zo_v1.1, whole genome shotgun sequence DNA:
- the LOC122031802 gene encoding probable cellulose synthase A catalytic subunit 8 [UDP-forming] gives METEGEKGKPVKHSGSQVCQICGDGVGTTVDGDPFVACDVCGFPVCRPCYEYERKDGKQSCPQCKTKYKRHKGSPPLNGELGDDVDGDDVSDFNYPTGNQDQKSKISERMLGWHEQGEEDIGLPKYDSGEIPRNHIPMLAHSQGLSGELPIQSPDHMMSPGAGGKRVHPLPFRSPNTSREFGNVAWKERVDGWKMKQDKNVPMTNGTSHPPSEGRGIGDIDATTDYNMDDALLNDEARQPLSRKVPISSSKINPYRMVIMLRLVILCIFLHYRITNPVRNAYPLWLLSVICEIWFAISWILDQFPKWFPINRETYLDRLAIRYDREGEPSELAAVDIFVSTVDPLKEPPLVTANTVLSILAVDYPVDKVSCYVSDDGAAMLTFEALSETSEFARKWVPFCKKYSIEPRAPEWYFSQKIDYLKDKVQPSFVKDHRAMKREYEEFKIRVNGLVAKAQKVPDEGWIMQDGTPWPGNNTRDHPGMIQVFLGHSGGLDTEGNELPRLVYVSREKRPGFQHHKKAGAMNALVRVSAVLTNGPFMLNLDCDHYINNSKALRESMCFLMDPNLGRQVCYVQFPQRFDGIDRNDRYANRNTVFFDINLRGLDGIQGPVYVGTGCVFNRTALYGYEPPIKNKNKTKSFFSFCCGDSRKKKSKSSKKSSEKKKSSKHVDNTVPIFNLEDIEEGVEGAGFDDEKSLLMSQMSLEKRFGQSAVFVASTLMEHGGVPQSATPESLLKEAIHVISCGYEDKTEWGTEIGWIYGSVTEDILTGFKMHARGWKSIYCMPKRPAFKGSAPINLSDRLNQVLRWALGSVEILFSRHCPIWYGYGGRLKFLERFAYINTTIYPLTALPLLLYCTLPAICLLTGKFIIPQISNVASIWFISLFISIFATGILEMRWSGVGIDEWWRNEQFWVIGGVSAHLFAVFQGLLKVLAGIDTNFTVTSKASDEDGDFAELYMFKWTTLLIPPTTLLIVNLVGVVAGISYAINSGYQSWGPLFGKLFFAFWVIVHLYPFLKGLMGRQNRTPTIVVVWSILLASIFSLLWVRIDPFTTRVTGPDVQKCGINC, from the exons ATGGAAACTGAAGGAGAGAAAGGG AAACCAGTGAAGCACTCTGGCAGCCAGGTGTGCCAGATTTGCGGTGATGGTGTCGGCACAACGGTGGACGGAGATCCATTTGTTGCCTGTGATGTTTGTGGTTTTCCTGTCTGCAGGCCGTGTTATGAGTATGAGAGGAAGGATGGGAAACAGTCGTGCCCCCAGTGCAAGACCAAGTACAAGAGGCACAAAG GAAGCCCTCCACTTAATGGAGAGTTGGGTGACGATGTTGATGGTGATGATGTGAGTGATTTCAATTACCCAACTGGAAATCAGGaccaaaagtcaaagatttctgaACGCATGCTGGGTTGGCATGAGCAAGGGGAAGAAGATATTGGTCTGCCAAAGTATGATAGTGGAGAGATCCCTCGGAACCACATCCCCATGCTAGCTCACAGCCAAGGG CTCTCAGGGGAACTGCCGATACAATCACCTGATCATATGATGTCCCCAGGAGCAGGTGGAAAGCGGGTTCATCCGCTACCATTCCGATCAC CTAACACATCCAGAGAGTTTGGCAATGTTGCTTGGAAAGAGAGAGTTGATGGATGGAAGATGAAGCAGGACAAAAATGTGCCGATGACCAATGGTACTAGTCATCCTCCTTCTGAAGGCAGGGGAATTGGTGATATAGATGCAACGACTGATTATAATATGGATGATGCTTTACT GAATGATGAAGCCCGCCAGCCTCTTTCTAGGAAAGTGCCAATTTCATCTTCCAAGATAAATCCATATAGAATGGTTATCATGTTACGTCTTGTTATCCTTTGTATTTTCCTCCACTATCGTATCACAAATCCTGTTCGCAATGCTTATCCTTTATGGTTATTATCTGTAATATGTGAGATATGGTTTGCCATATCTTGGATATTGGATCAGTTCCCCAAGTGGTTTCCTATAAACCGTGAAACTTATCTGGACAGATTAGCAATAAG ATATGATAGAGAAGGAGAACCATCTGAGCTGGCTGCTGTTGACATTTTTGTCAGTACTGTTGATCCTTTGAAAGAGCCTCCTCTAGTCACAGCCAACACTGTGTTATCAATCCTTGCTGTAGACTACCCTGTCGATAAGGTTTCTTGCTATGTCTCTGACGATGGTGCTGCTATGCTCACATTCGAAGCACTATCTGAAACATCAGAGTTTGCAAGAAAATGGGTCCCTTTCTGTAAGAAATACAGTATTGAGCCTCGGGCTCCTGAATGGTACTTCTCACAGAAGATTGATTACCTCAAGGATAAGGTTCAACCTTCATTTGTTAAAGATCACAGAGCAATGAAG AGGGAATATGAAGAATTTAAAATTCGTGTCAATGGCCTTGTTGCAAAAGCACAAAAAGTTCCCGACGAAGGATGGATCATGCAGGATGGCACACCATGGCCTGGGAACAATACTAGGGATCATCCTGGAATGATCCAG GTTTTCTTAGGTCATAGTGGAGGGCTTGACACTGAAGGTAACGAACTGCCACGACTAGTATATGTATCTCGTGAGAAACGTCCAGGTTTCCAACATCATAAGAAGGCTGGTGCTATGAATGCTCTT GTACGCGTGTCAGCAGTCCTAACCAATGGACCATTTATGTTGAATCTTGATTGTGATCATTACATAAACAACAGTAAGGCTCTGAGAGAGTCGATGTGCTTTCTTATGGATCCAAATCTTGGAAGGCAAGTTTGTTATGTACAATTTCCTCAGAGGTTTGATGGTATTGACAGGAATGATCGATATGCTAATCGTAATACAGTGTTTTTCGAT ATCAACTTGAGAGGTCTTGATGGTATCCAAGGTCCAGTTTATGTGGGTACAGGTTGTGTCTTCAACCGGACTGCTTTGTATGGTTATGAACCTCCTATCAAGAATAAGAACAAAACCAaaagtttcttttctttttgctgTGGAGACTCACGTAAAAAGAAATCTAAATCGAGCAAGAAGAGTTCAGAAAAGAAAAAGTCAAGCAAGCATGTGGATAATACTGTGCCAATATTTAATCTAGAAGATATAGAAGAGGGAGTCGAAG GTGCTGGCTTTGATGATGAAAAGTCACTCCTCATGTCACAAATGAGTTTGGAGAAAAGGTTTGGCCAATCAGCTGTCTTTGTTGCCTCAACGTTGATGGAACATGGTGGTGTTCCTCAGTCTGCAACTCCTGAGTCTCTTTTGAAAGAAGCAATACATGTTATCAGCTGTGGTTATGAGGATAAGACAGAATGGGGAACTGAG ATCGGGTGGATTTATGGTTCTGTGACAGAGGATATTCTCACTGGATTCAAGATGCATGCTCGTGGTTGGAAGTCAATCTACTGCATGCCTAAGCGCCCAGCATTCAAAGGTTCTGCTCCTATCAATCTTTCAGATCGTCTGAACCAAGTGCTTCGATGGGCCTTGGGATCTGTTGAGATTCTTTTCAGTCGTCACTGCCCTATTTGGTATGGTTATGGAGGAAGATTGAAGTTCCTGGAAAGATTTgcatacatcaataccaccatttACCCGCTAACTGCACTTCCCCTCCTGTTGTACTGTACGCTGCCGGCCATCTGTTTACTCACAGGAAAATTCATTATACCGCAG ATTAGTAATGTTGCAAGTATCTGGTTCATTTCCCTCTTTATTTCCATTTTTGCCACTGGTATTCTGGAAATGAGGTGGAGTGGTGTTGGAATTGATGAATGGTGGAGGAATGAACAATTTTGGGTCATCGGTGGTGTTTCAGCTCATCTCTTTGCCGTCTTCCAAGGTCTTCTCAAAGTTCTTGCCGGTATCGACACCAACTTCACTGTTACATCCAAAGCGTCAGATGAAGATGGAGACTTTGCTGAGCTCTACATGTTCAAGTGGACCACTCTTTTGATACCACCAACCACACTTCTCATAGTAAACTTGGTAGGCGTCGTTGCTGGGATCTCCTATGCAATAAACAGTGGCTACCAATCTTGGGGACCTCTCTTTGGGAAGCTCTTCTTTGCCTTCTGGGTGATTGTTCACTTATACCCCTTCCTCAAGGGTCTTATGGGGAGGCAGAATCGGACACCTACCATCGTCGTGGTTTGGTCCATCCTCCTTGCTTCAATCTTTTCCTTGTTATGGGTCCGTATCGATCCGTTCACCACTCGGGTAACTGGACCTGACGTGCAGAAATGCGGCATCAACTGCTAG
- the LOC122031524 gene encoding polygalacturonase-like yields the protein MALQNSFFLCILITILFQNLFFAKGACFQPSGSMHEEEEEENFNGVLRHSGSSIFSVDEFGAKGHGSFDNRAFEKAWKRACSSNGAAVVLVPKHKTYRLKPIKFQGPCKGRVTVQIEGTLEAPPDPSDWDRKAIEGRYWILFSTTRSLAVRGGGTIDGKGEKWWQNSCKINESLPCVAAPTALFFKSCKNLVVENLNVKDSQQIQVNIMRCRNVRVSNLNVSAPDLSPNTDGIHVTSSRNVLIKDSIIGTGDDCISIVSGCRRITARNIVCGPGHGISIGSLGFNQTRANVSNVLVDGAILKGTTNGVRIKTWQGGRGYARRIVFQNIEMQNVKNPIIIDQNYCDSEIPCSQQKNAVAVRNVVYRNIKGTSRSEDAMTLNCSSSVPCQGVLLSNIDLVGAEGVEGNVTGVCENLRWQQIGKVVPRLICA from the exons ATGGCCCTGCAAAACTCATTTTTCCTCTGTATTCTGATCACCATCTTGTTCCAAAACCTGTTCTTCGCCAAAGGTGCCTGTTTTCAACCTTCTGGTTCGAtgcacgaagaagaagaagaagaaaacttcaaTGGTGTGTTGAGGCACAGTGGTTCCTCAATTTTTTCTGTTGATGAATTTGGTGCCAAAGGACATGGATCATTTGATAATCGG GCATTCGAAAAGGCTTGGAAAAGAGCTTGCTCTTCCAATGGAGCTGCTGTTGTTTTGGTGCCAAAGCACAAGACGTACAGATTGAAGCCTATCAAATTCCAGGGCCCTTGCAAGGGGCGTGTCACAGTGCAG ATTGAAGGAACACTCGAAGCACCGCCGGACCCTTCGGATTGGGACAGGAAAGCCATCGAGGGTAGGTATTGGATCCTCTTTAGCACCACCAGAAGCCTAGCGGTTCGAGGCGGCGGGACGATAGACGGGAAAGGAGAAAAATGGTGGCAAAATTCTTGCAAAATTAATGAGTCTTTA CCTTGCGTCGCCGCGCCCACG GCCTTGTTCTTCAAGTCATGCAAGAACTTGGTGGTGGAGAATCTAAACGTGAAGGACAGCCAACAAATCCAAGTAAATATCATGAGATGTAGAAATGTCAGAGTTTCAAACTTGAACGTCTCCGCGCCCGATTTGAGCCCGAACACGGACGGGATTCATGTCACCAGCAGTAGGAACGTCCTCATAAAAGATAGCATCATCGGAACAG GAGATGATTGCATATCGATTGTCTCGGGCTGTCGACGAATAACTGCAAGAAACATAGTATGTGGACCTGGACATGGAATCAG CATTGGCAGCTTGGGATTTAATCAGACGAGGGCGAATGTGTCTAATGTGTTGGTGGACGGTGCCATACTTAAAGGCACGACAAATGGTGTTAGGATCAAGACATGGCAG GGAGGGCGTGGTTACGCGAGGCGCATTGTGTTCCAGAACATAGAGATGCAGAACGTGAAGAACCCCATAATAATTGATCAGAACTACTGCGACTCCGAGATCCCTTGCAGTCAGCAG AAGAATGCAGTGGCAGTGAGAAACGTGGTGTACAGGAACATCAAGGGGACGAGCAGGTCGGAAGACGCGATGACGTTGAACTGCAGCAGCAGCGTGCCGTGTCAAGGAGTTTTGCTGAGCAACATCGATTTGGTGGGCGCCGAAGGCGTCGAGGGGAATGTGACGGGCGTGTGCGAGAATTTACGCTGGCAACAGATTGGGAAGGTTGTTCCCAGGCTGATCTGTGCTTGA